A window of Calliopsis andreniformis isolate RMS-2024a chromosome 3, iyCalAndr_principal, whole genome shotgun sequence contains these coding sequences:
- the LOC143177687 gene encoding sushi, von Willebrand factor type A, EGF and pentraxin domain-containing protein 1 isoform X3, translating into MISPLIRKYILTGLLLRLFLSTVCFNDAVQFDEGLHFGGSEEDKINQLFPNFGEKRSTHHHDLNITSKNSEKVFKNKANTLSRLFKIHIDRLKNQIDQVELVFLVDASGSVGLKNFQSELNFVKNLLSDFVVEPSATRVAIVTFGGRRNIKRNVDQISHSSDNNHKCYLLNKQLNNISYTGGGTYTRGALLEALRILEKGRPNAKKAVFLITDGFSNGGDPRPAANLLKSAGATIFTFGIRTGNVQELYDIASFPGYSHSYFLNSFAEFEALARRALHRDLRTGKYISVTFPDNCNLLCRNISEAGNEQSCCDNFATCACGIATGHYACICPTGYFGSGFKGSCQPCPNGTYASAEISGDSTSTCISCPDVNHVTIKVPATSVEHCVCASGFTTDGKRCEVITCPKLRIPENGYLVKASACSNVVHAACGVRCRIGFYLTGDSIRLCGKDGNWSGNEPKCLLKTCPALVSPTHGRMRCQNEEDQHLITDNSTAYPIDTRCQFRCDTGYQLRGSKIRYCLPLSQWDGLTATCKAIQCEPLKHIAHGKILPESCSGPAKVPFATNCTITCEEGFALEGPRIRSCGGRSGVWTQRRTVNRCIDRTPPSITCPPDIITTSLPGKNYAYVNWTVPEVTDNADKFPSVWSKPYVTFPWKVKIGARSVIYMAQDSTGNKARCKFKVEVFDKEPPMIENCLDPPVYFTDNGIGISNISWDEPGFYDNSKAPVHVESNHVPGNSTFLIGLTKVIYNSVDKYNNKANCVLNITVKDICEEIPKVLNGYSNCSSMPVNGTNQCNITCEEGFGFATEVPNLQVVEDVLSLKCNKSSIDWNENNYIPDCSESSVPKTVSQEGSIVLEGNTSVCDNQTTLRELSEYITADLRSTLLDICGNDIECNLITFDPECEENVPSSESLYSNIIRKRREYNHINVSRLMNDEMALYYINKNTKRSAKMNDSINKDKIGTKWKKKKIEIKFKVLGKIIEENYENPREGVQKLRQKIESMSQSGKLDLLNNKTNQEIGKLALNLHLVFKNFQELCEPGSVLKKHTCVKCPLGTFFNSSTKRCQSCPFGEYEDTNGSLKCKRCPEYAFTKKMHAKSLRDCIRLCKPGYYSGRKRHNKVGLALEPCLTCEIGFYQSEYGQNHCLPCPLNSTTKNRASKNINECVQLHTIEIDICQTNSCFNGGQCIQEGDSFSCECPNYYVGSKCETFLNPCNSLPCLNEGVCKLQISANGTIHYSCSCRSGYSGSNCELHVDECAVNPCQNNGTCVSNENDYACECKDNFEGEFCEITVDHCDPLPCLEGSTCRTVNYTWECLCRPGFLGRHCNLLPCDWLPCHGNSLCVNIEEENATRTSYRCECPDGYTGENCTIKVDYCRSLPCRNNGKCLSSVSNYTCTCPTSFTGRNCETELSSDYIIHFTKSGTTDYISMKGPAINLSKLTVCLWLQSKDTFNYGTVLSYATKYYDNAFTLTDYNGLVIYINGQKGVTDIKVNDGYWHFVCITWENGNGSWNVYIDGLLKDSGTRLAKGTIVQGNGTVVIGQEQDRVGGGFSESESFLGKLTLIDIWDSILTEANIEQLFNSCEKYHGNIITWSQVQEHVHGDVAILNSPFCRGCPLPVVPFKGREYPSLNIRCLKQGQWEGYYTPVCTRRKCGFPGYFPRGHIQGRSYLFGDEIQYSCLSGYELRGNPRRVCNADGKWSGLPPVCIGRTCKNLLAPENGDIEYVVEEYERDDLSILQVGQQLEFKCDFGFRLVGEKFLTCLESGVWDHDRPTCEAYGCPRPKEIEHGYITFSNSNNLHGTPATNATNMAFERSYYFDDVIGYSCHPGYKFQGNHNFLAEFKLRCSENGTWVGFVPDCVPLKCPWPSPVINGKIYLKTQNNVSVELLSNPKVSNVTSTKIKQENKNEEIKELTDQFTLGSQLIIKCDTGHKLIGVSVRTCSDREEWSSTLPSCEPLECSILDQPLFKLINQEAKSNNYTNVWRINENKGISEENSYNSSYRNLIYFLEGYTYMKRIIVTCKNNVEIKFTDGNTNKHVSNLTWFCNENGKWEISHLKLNDTTIIENILIDGMDSICAESVCPLTAIPEHGYINGNANNYSRTINSTIIFKCHHGYILQGSERSVCLPNNTWSPIPFCTRKDIFCHIFHMLLKTDDMLYILAVICGKPPILTNAIFKEDNNGRTNFTFGNTITYQCVPGYLMFGQPNTRCLANGKWSRVYSKCTKLSCNKPKLPPGATVHGRSYLYQDQLTYVCPGGKKQGLITCKVDGHWSDPPVCDDK; encoded by the exons ATGATTAGTCCTCTTATAAGGAAATATATATTAACtggattgttattacgattatttctttCAACTGTATGTTTCAACGATGCTGTTCAATTTGATGAGGGGTTGCATTTTGGAGGAAGTGAAgaagacaaaataaatcaacTATTTCCTAATTTCGGTGAGAAGAGAAGCACACATCATCATGACTTGAACATCACTTCGAAGAATAGTGAGAAAGTGTTTAAAAATAAAGCTAACACCTTGTCGCGTCTTTTTAAAATCCATATTGATCGTTTAAAGAATCAAATCGATCAG GTGGAATTAGTATTTCTCGTTGATGCGTCGGGATCGGTTggtttaaaaaattttcaaagtgAACTGAATTTCGTCAAGAATCTTTTATCCGATTTTGTTGTGGAACCTTCGGCTACGAGAGTCGCGATCGTAACGTTTGGAGGAAGAAGGAACATCAAACGCAACGTTGATCAAATATCCCATAGcagtgataataatcataaatgttATTTGTTAAATAAGCAGTTAAACAATATTAGTTATACAGGCGGTGGAACTTACACACGCGGCGCTCTTTTAGAAGCTCTC AGGATCCTCGAAAAGGGTCGACCAAACGCGAAGAAGGCGGTGTTCCTTATCACTGACGGATTTAGCAACGGTGGAGATCCTCGGCCTGCAGCAAACCTTTTAAAAAGTGCAGGTGCAACAATATTCACTTTTGGAATAAGAACTGgcaatgtacaagagctttacgATATAGCCAGCTTTCCTGGCTATAGTCACAGTTATTTTCTCAACAGTTTTGCGGAGTTTGAAGCTCTTGCAAGACGAGCGTTACATCGCG ATTTGAGAACCGGTAAATATATATCGGTGACGTTTCCAGATAACTGTAATCTTTTATGCAGAAATATCAGTGAAGCTGGAAACGAGCAAAGCTGTTGCGATAATTTCGCAACATGCGCCTGTGGGATTGCAACCGGTCATTACGCTTGCATTTGCCCTACGGGATATTTTGGTTCTGGTTTTAAAGGATCTTGTCAAC CCTGCCCAAATGGTACATACGCTTCTGCAGAAATTTCTGGAGATTCCACGTCTACCTGTATATCGTGTCCTGATGTTAATCATGTAACTATCAAAGTGCCTGCGACGTCGGTGGAACATTGCGTTTGCGCTTCCGGATTTACCACCGACGGGAAGAGATGCGAGG ttataacATGTCCTAAATTGAGGATACCAGAAAATGGCTACTTGGTAAAAGCGAGCGCGTGCAGTAACGTTGTTCATGCAGCCTGTGGTGTAAGATGTAGAATCGGCTTCTACCTAACAGGTGACAGTATTCGACTTTGCGGAAAAGATGGGAATTGGTCTGGAAATGAACCGAAGTGTTTAT TAAAGACTTGTCCAGCGCTTGTATCCCCCACGCATGGTCGAATGCGATGTCAAAATGAAGAAGATCAGCATTTAATTACAGATAATTCTACAGCGTATCCTATCGATACCCGCTGTCAGTTTAGATGTGATACTGGTTATCAACTTCGAGGGAGCAAAATTCGCTATTGTCTACCCTTATCACAGTGGGATGGACTTACAGCTACTTGCAAAG CAATACAGTGTGAACCTTTAAAACATATTGCACATGGAAAGATTCTGCCAGAAAGTTGTTCTGGCCCAGCAAAAGTACCATTTGCAACAAACTGCACAATTACATGTGAAGAAGGGTTCGCGCTCGAAGGTCCGCGGATCAGATCATGCGGTGGACGTTCTGGTGTTTGGACGCAACGACGAACAGTCAATCGCTGTATAG ATAGAACTCCACCCTCCATAACATGCCCACCTGATATTATTACAACCAGCTTACCAGGGAAGAATTACGCCTACGTTAACTGGACGGTGCCAGAAGTAACCGATAATGCGGATAAATTCCCCTCAGTTTGGAGTAAACCGTATGTTACTTTCCCTTGGAAAGTAAAAATTGGTGCACGTTCAGTAATATACATGGCTCAAGATTCGACTGGAAATAAAGCTAGATGCAAATTTAAAGTTGAAGTTTTTG ACAAGGAACCgccaatgattgaaaattgcttaGATCCCCCAGTGTATTTCACAGATAATGGGATTGGAATAAGTAACATATCTTGGGACGAACCTGGGTTTTATGACAATTCGAAAGCACCCGTACATGTGGAATCAAACCATGTACCGGGAAATAGCACATTTTTAATAGGATTAACAAAAGTAATATATAATTCGGttgataaatataataataaagcaAATTGCGTACTGAATATCACCGTTAAAG ATATCTGTGAAGAAATACCAAAGGTACTAAATGGCTACTCTAATTGTTCCTCAATGCCCGTGAATGGAACAAACCAGTGCAATATAACTTGCGAAGAAGGATTCGGATTCGCGACTGAAGTTCCAAATCTTCAAGTCGTGGAAGATGTATTATCGCTGAAATGCAATAAGAGTAGTATAGATTGGAATGAAAATAACTATattcctgattgttctg AATCTAGTGTACCCAAAACTGTGTCTCAAGAAGGAAGTATCGTGCTAGAAGGAAATACGTCTGTATGCGATAATCAGACAACTCTCCGTgaa TTGAGCGAATATATTACTGCCGATTTACGATCAACTTTACTTGATATTTGTGGAAATGATATAGAATGCAATCTTATTACCTTCGACCCTGAATGCGAAGAGAATGTTCCATCATCAGAATCCTTGTATTCAAACATAATAAGGAAACGAAGGGAATATAATCATATCAATGTTTCAAGACTAATGAATGACGAAATGGCATtgtattatataaataaaaatacaaaacgaaGTGCTAAGATGAATGACAGCATAAACAAAGACAAAATTGGAACGaaatggaaaaaaaagaaaatagaaataaagtTCAAGGTTTTAG GTAAGATAATTGAAGAAAACTATGAAAATCCACGAGAAGGAGTACAAAAGCTAAGGCAGAAGATCGAGTCGATGTCCCAATCTGGAAAACTAGATCTGCTAAATAATAAAACGAACCAAGAAATAGGAAAGCTTGCATTAAATTTGCATCTAGTTTTCAAGAATTTTCAAGAACTGTGCGAGCCAGGAAGCGTTCTAAAAAAGCACACATGTG taAAATGTCCTTTGGGTACTTTTTTCAATTCATCAACTAAACGATGTCAGTCGTGTCCTTTCGGGGAATACGAAGACACAAATGGATCCTTGAAATGTAAACGCTGTCCTGAATACGCTTTCACGAAGAAGATGCACGCGAAATCTCTGCGAGATTGCATAC GTCTGTGTAAACCAGGATATTATTCTGGAAGGAAACGTCACAATAAAGTGGGTTTGGCTCTTGAACCTTGCTTAACTTGTGAAATTGGATTTTATCAATCAGAATACGGACAAAACCACTGTCTACCTTGTCCATTAAATAGTACTACGAAAAATCGGGCATCGAAAAACATAAATGAGTGTGTCCAACTACATACAATTGAAATTGATATTTGCCAAACAAATTCGTGTTTCAATGGTGGACAATGCATACAAGAAGGGGATAGTTTCAGTTGTGAATGTCCTAATTACTACGTCG GTTCAAAATGCGaaacgttcctcaatccttgtaaTTCTTTGCCCTGTTTAAACGAAGGAGTGTGCAAACTGCAAATTTCTGCAAATGGTACTATACATTATAGCTGTAGTTGCAGAAGTGGATACTCAGGAAGTAACTGCGAG TTACACGTCGACGAATGTGCTGTTAATCCTTGCCAAAACAATGGTACATGCGTGAGTAATGAGAACGATTATGCCTGTGAATGTAAGGACAACTTTGAAG GAGAATTTTGCGAAATCACCGTGGATCACTGTGATCCTTTACCTTGTCTAGAAGGATCTACTTGCCGTACCGTCAACTATACCTGGGAATGCCTCTGCAGACCTGGTTTTCTTGGTCGTCATTGCAATTTATTACCTTGTGATTGGCTTCCATGTCATGGAAATTCATTGTGTGTAAATATTGAAGAAGAAAACGCAACGCGAACGAGTTACAG ATGTGAATGTCCTGATGGCTATACTGGAGAAAATTGTACGATAAAGGTGGACTATTGTAGAAGTCTTCCGTGTCGAAATAATGGAAAATGTCTTAGTAGTGTTTCTAATTACACATGCACCTGTCCTACTTCATTTACTGGACGCAATTGCGAAACT GAATTATCATCTGATTATATAATACATTTCACTAAATCAGGAACAACGGACTATATCAGTATGAAAGGTCCTGCGATTAATCTCTCAAAG ttaACAGTATGCTTGTGGTTGCAATCAAAGGATACGTTTAATTATGGTACCGTATTGTCATATGCGACAAAATATTATGATAATGCATTCACTTTAACTGATTATAACGG ATTAGTAATATATATAAATGGACAGAAAGGAGTAACGGACATTAAAGTTAACGATGGTTATTGGCATTTCGTTTGCATCACGTGGGAAAATGGAAATGGTTCTTGGAACGTATACATTGATGGTCTTTTAAAGGATAGTGGAACTCGTTTAGCAAAAGGAACTATCGTTCAAG GTAACGGAACTGTTGTGATCGGGCAAGAACAAGATCGCGTTGGAGGTGGATTTTCCGAATCAGAATCTTTCCTGGGAAAGTTAACTCTTATAGACATTTGGGATAGTATTTTAACAGAGGCTAATATCGAGCAGTTATTCAACAGCTGCGAAAAATACCATGGCAATATAATTACTTGGTCACAGGTGCAAGAACATGTACACGGTGACGTGGCG ATATTAAATAGCCCATTTTGTCGCGGCTGTCCTTTACCAGTTGTACCATTTAAAG GTAGAGAGTATCCGTCTCTAAATATCAGGTGCCTTAAGCAAGGACAATGGGAAGGATACTATACACCCGTCTGCACCA GAAGAAAATGTGGTTTCCCAGGCTATTTTCCGCGAGGTCACATACAAGGTAGATCGTATTTGTTTGgagatgaaatacaatattccTGCCTCAGTGGTTACGAACTTAGAGGAAATCCGCGTAGAGTTTGCAACGCTGACGGAAAATGGAGTGGATTACCTCCGGTGTGCATAG GCAGAACGTGTAAAAATTTACTGGCCCCTGAAAACGGAGATATCGAATACGTGGTAGAAGAATATGAAAGGGACGATCTATCGATCCTACAG GTAGGACAGCAGCTTGAATTCAAATGTGATTTCGGATTTCGTCTTGTTGGAGAGAAATTTTTAACATGTCTGGAGTCAGGAGTATGGGACCACGACAGACCAACGTGCGAGGCTTATGGGTGTCCGCGTCCGAAAGA AATCGAACATGGATACATAACTTTTTCGAATTCAAATAATTTACATGGAACTCCTGCTACGAATGCGACGAATATGGCATTTGAAAGGAGTTATTACTTTGATGATGTCATTGGATATTCTTGCCATCCAGGATACAAATTTCAGGGTAATCATAATTTTTTAGCCGAATTTAAACTTCGGTGTAGCGAAAATGGTACTTGGGTTGGATTTGTTCCTGATTGTGTGCCTCTGAAATGTCCTTGGCCTAGTCCTGTAATTAATGGCAAAATATATTTGAAGACACAAAATAATGTTAGTGTTGAGCTCTTAAGCAACCCTAAAGTGTCAAATGTTACAAGTACAAAAATTAAACAGGAAaacaaaaatgaagaaattaAAGAACTGACAGACCAATTTACTCTTGGATCACAGCTTATAATAAAATGTGATACAGGACACAAGTTAATTGGGGTTAGCGTTAGAACTTGTTCAGACAGGGAAGAATGGTCATCAACGTTACCATCTTGTGAACCTCTTGAATGTTCCATCTTAGATCAACCACTTTTTAAACTTATAAACCAAGAAGCAAAGTCAAATAATTATACAAATGTTTGGAGAATCAATGAGAATAAGGGAATTAGTGAAGAAAACTCTTACAATAGTTCCTAtagaaatttaatatattttctgGAGGGTTACACTTACATGAAGAGAATAATTGTTACTTGTAAAAATAATGTAGAGATTAAATTTACTGACGGGAATACTAATAAACATGTCTCCAATTTAACGTGGTTTTGTAATGAAAATGGTAAATGGGAAATCAGCCATTTAAAGTTAAATGATACCACCATAATTGAAAATATACTCATTGATGGAATGGATAGTATTTGTGCTGAATCAGTGTGTCCTTTAACAGCA ATTCCAGAACATGGATACATCAATGGTAATGCTAATAATTATTCAAGGACTATTAATAGTACTATTATTTTCAAATGCCATCATGGTTATATTCTTCAGGGAAGTGAAAGATCAGTCTGTCTTCCAAATAATACATGGTCTCCTATTC